A DNA window from Paraburkholderia hospita contains the following coding sequences:
- a CDS encoding efflux RND transporter permease subunit, which yields MSTFFIDRPIFAWVIAIILMLAGAASIVALPVAQYPQIAPPAIQITANYPGASAKTVESTVTQVVEQQMGGLDHLLYMSSNSDDSGGSTITITFAPGTNPDTAQVQVQNKLSLAIPLLPQAVQQLGLQVTKSTSSYLLWIAFTSDDGSMSYVDLTDYVASHVLDPISRINGVGQTRLLGSQYAMRIWLDPSKLTNYSLTPLDVTHAISNQNVQVAAGQIGGTPAVTNTVMQATITAATLLRTPEQFGNIQLRVNQDGSQVRLKDVARIELGAETYSFDTKFKGQPAAGFGIQLAPGANALQTVNAIQAKVKELSASFPHGLTVHYPYDSSPFVHKSIEEVVKTLIEGIVLVFLVMYLFMQNLRATLIPTIAVPVVLLGTLGIANVLGFSINVLSMFGLVLAIGLLVDDAIVVVENVERVMMEEGLSPREATRKAMEQITGALVGVALVLSAVFVPVALSGGSVGAIYREFSVTIVSAMVLSVLVALILTPALCGTILKPIPRGHQTEKGGFFGWFNRMFDLSRGKYQGGVHHVIRRSGRWILIYLAVIAGVGALFIQLPKSFLPDEDQGYMFVIVQTPPGSTKEITGRTLSDINDYLLTSEKDVVDSVFTMNGFSFAGRAQNAGLAFVKLKDFEQRQHADQSVHMLIRRVAAHYAKYKDAKVIPFNPPAIRELGTASGFDFELTDNAGVGHEALMDARNQLLRMASEDPVLSLVRPNGLNDTSTYEVNIDREKAQALGVSPSAIDQSLSIAWASQYVNNFLDADGRIKRVYVQADAPFRRTPEDLSRWYVRNDAGTMVPFSTFADSRWAYGSPKLERYNGVSSVEIVGQAAPGKSTGQATAEMEALAKKLPAGIGYLWTGLSFQEVQSGSKAPIIYGTSILVVFLCLAALYESWSIPFSVIMVVPVGVIGALLATTLRGLENDVFFQVGLLTTVGLSAKNAILIVEFARELQDKQGMAPIDAALEAARLRLRPIIMTSLAFIFGVFPLAVSNGAGSASQHAIGTGVIGGMLTATFLAIFLIPMFYVKVRTMFARQGGGIDEATRTVEEHEQ from the coding sequence TTGTCCACGTTCTTTATCGATCGCCCGATTTTCGCGTGGGTGATTGCAATTATCCTGATGCTTGCCGGCGCAGCGTCCATCGTCGCGCTTCCAGTCGCCCAGTATCCGCAAATCGCACCGCCTGCGATCCAGATCACGGCAAACTATCCAGGTGCTTCCGCAAAAACCGTCGAAAGTACGGTGACTCAGGTCGTCGAGCAGCAAATGGGCGGTCTCGATCATCTGCTGTACATGTCGTCCAACAGCGATGACTCGGGCGGCTCAACGATTACGATTACATTCGCGCCGGGCACAAACCCGGACACTGCACAGGTTCAGGTGCAGAACAAATTATCCCTTGCTATACCCCTTTTGCCCCAAGCCGTGCAGCAGCTGGGCTTGCAAGTCACGAAATCAACTAGCAGCTACCTGTTATGGATCGCTTTTACATCCGATGATGGGAGCATGTCTTACGTCGACTTGACGGATTATGTCGCGTCGCATGTTCTTGATCCTATCAGCCGTATCAACGGTGTGGGACAGACACGTTTGCTGGGCTCACAGTACGCGATGCGGATATGGCTCGATCCGTCCAAGCTGACTAACTATTCGCTGACGCCACTAGACGTTACGCATGCGATATCGAATCAAAACGTGCAGGTTGCTGCCGGGCAGATCGGGGGCACGCCTGCGGTAACGAACACGGTAATGCAGGCCACCATTACGGCAGCCACTCTTCTCCGAACGCCAGAGCAATTCGGCAACATCCAGTTGAGGGTCAACCAGGATGGCTCCCAGGTACGTCTGAAAGACGTGGCTAGAATTGAGCTGGGCGCCGAGACGTACAGCTTCGATACGAAGTTTAAGGGGCAGCCCGCTGCCGGCTTCGGAATCCAGCTGGCGCCGGGCGCTAATGCCTTGCAGACGGTCAACGCAATTCAGGCGAAGGTGAAGGAGCTGTCGGCATCGTTCCCGCACGGACTGACCGTCCATTACCCGTATGACAGCTCACCGTTCGTGCACAAATCTATCGAAGAGGTCGTTAAGACGCTGATCGAAGGGATAGTGCTTGTTTTCCTGGTGATGTACCTGTTCATGCAGAACCTGCGTGCGACGTTGATCCCGACGATTGCCGTACCTGTTGTTTTGCTTGGCACGCTTGGCATCGCGAACGTGCTCGGTTTTTCGATCAACGTGCTGTCGATGTTTGGACTCGTGCTCGCAATCGGCCTGCTTGTCGACGATGCGATTGTGGTCGTCGAGAACGTAGAACGGGTGATGATGGAAGAGGGGCTATCTCCACGAGAGGCAACTCGCAAGGCGATGGAGCAGATTACAGGCGCACTGGTCGGTGTCGCATTGGTCCTGTCGGCTGTATTTGTTCCGGTCGCGCTCTCTGGTGGGTCTGTCGGCGCGATCTATAGAGAATTTTCCGTGACTATTGTCTCGGCAATGGTCCTGTCGGTACTCGTTGCACTGATTTTGACCCCGGCGCTTTGCGGGACGATCTTAAAACCGATTCCGCGCGGTCACCAGACCGAAAAGGGAGGTTTCTTCGGCTGGTTCAACCGGATGTTCGATCTGAGTCGCGGCAAATACCAAGGTGGTGTGCATCACGTCATCCGACGCTCGGGGCGCTGGATACTAATTTACCTCGCCGTTATCGCGGGCGTTGGAGCACTTTTCATACAGTTGCCGAAGTCCTTCCTTCCCGACGAGGACCAGGGGTACATGTTCGTCATTGTGCAGACCCCACCCGGTTCGACGAAGGAAATAACCGGACGCACCCTTTCAGACATCAACGACTACTTGCTGACTAGCGAGAAGGACGTCGTAGATTCGGTGTTTACGATGAATGGGTTCAGCTTTGCGGGACGGGCTCAGAACGCGGGTCTTGCGTTTGTAAAACTGAAGGACTTCGAGCAGCGCCAGCACGCAGATCAAAGTGTTCACATGTTGATCCGGCGCGTGGCCGCACACTACGCGAAGTACAAGGATGCAAAAGTCATTCCGTTTAACCCTCCTGCGATTCGTGAATTGGGTACGGCATCTGGCTTTGACTTTGAGTTGACGGACAACGCTGGCGTTGGACATGAGGCTCTGATGGATGCCAGAAATCAACTGCTACGGATGGCTTCCGAGGATCCGGTACTGTCGCTGGTACGTCCTAACGGCCTAAACGACACGTCTACATACGAGGTCAACATCGATAGAGAGAAAGCGCAAGCCCTTGGCGTGTCGCCGTCGGCGATTGATCAATCTTTGTCTATCGCGTGGGCATCTCAATATGTGAACAATTTCCTCGACGCCGACGGTCGGATCAAGCGCGTCTATGTTCAGGCTGACGCGCCATTCCGGAGGACGCCCGAAGACCTGAGTCGGTGGTATGTGCGTAACGACGCGGGGACAATGGTGCCGTTCAGCACTTTTGCTGACAGCCGGTGGGCGTACGGCTCTCCGAAGCTCGAACGTTACAACGGCGTGTCGTCAGTGGAGATTGTGGGTCAGGCTGCGCCTGGAAAGAGCACCGGACAGGCTACGGCGGAAATGGAGGCGCTCGCGAAAAAATTGCCTGCAGGCATCGGTTATTTGTGGACGGGGTTGTCTTTCCAGGAAGTTCAGTCTGGCTCGAAGGCTCCCATCATCTACGGAACGTCGATTCTCGTTGTGTTCCTTTGTCTCGCGGCGTTATACGAGAGCTGGTCGATTCCGTTCTCTGTAATTATGGTCGTGCCGGTCGGCGTCATCGGCGCGCTGCTAGCCACGACACTCCGAGGTCTTGAGAACGACGTTTTCTTCCAGGTCGGTCTTTTGACGACCGTTGGACTGTCAGCAAAAAATGCGATTCTCATTGTCGAATTCGCGCGTGAACTGCAGGATAAGCAAGGGATGGCTCCGATTGATGCGGCACTCGAGGCGGCGCGCCTGCGGCTGCGCCCTATCATCATGACATCCCTCGCGTTTATCTTTGGAGTCTTTCCGCTTGCCGTGAGTAATGGCGCAGGGTCCGCTAGTCAGCATGCAATCGGAACAGGAGTGATCGGCGGAATGCTGACGGCGACGTTCCTGGCGATTTTCCTGATTCCGATGTTCTACGTGAAGGTGCGAACGATGTTCGCTCGACAGGGCGGTGGTATCGATGAGGCCACGCGCACCGTAGAGGAGCATGAGCAGTAA
- a CDS encoding efflux RND transporter periplasmic adaptor subunit: MRTKQSFHLIIAIAASAIGLAACGKKESVPSPQLPEIGFVTVNPQAVPIFTELPGRTSAYLVAQVRARADGIVLSRDFVEGTEVRAGQRLYKIDPAPYIAKVDAAKAALAKAEASLITASALAKRDKVLVAASAISEQDYENAVSAERSAAADVAAGKAEVETAQINLRYTDVVAPVTGRTGVSQVTPGAYVQASQATLMDTIQEMDRVYVDVAQASLDGLKLRREIQEGRLKTSGANAAQVTLILEDGREYSHKGTLQFSDVTVDQSTGSVTLRAVFPNPDRVLLPGMFVQARIEKGIDEHAFLVPQVGVTHDQKGRANVLVVGADNKVVERSLVTAGTYGSDWVVDSGLQPGDRVIVQGAGKVRPGMTVQAVPATNAATVKGSSVESVSRRSPSPGASASQSAASGV, from the coding sequence ATGCGTACTAAACAAAGTTTTCACTTAATAATCGCGATTGCAGCTTCTGCTATTGGATTAGCCGCGTGCGGAAAGAAGGAATCCGTTCCAAGCCCTCAATTACCTGAAATCGGCTTTGTGACCGTGAATCCGCAAGCAGTACCCATCTTCACTGAGCTACCGGGACGCACAAGTGCGTATCTGGTCGCACAGGTACGTGCACGAGCAGACGGGATTGTACTTAGCCGTGACTTTGTTGAGGGAACTGAGGTAAGGGCAGGTCAACGCCTTTACAAGATCGACCCCGCTCCGTACATCGCCAAGGTCGATGCCGCAAAGGCAGCTCTTGCCAAGGCCGAAGCAAGTCTTATTACGGCGAGCGCCTTGGCAAAGCGGGATAAGGTGCTGGTCGCGGCGAGTGCGATTAGCGAGCAGGATTATGAGAACGCCGTATCCGCGGAGAGGTCAGCGGCCGCAGATGTCGCTGCAGGGAAGGCGGAAGTGGAGACGGCACAAATCAATCTTCGCTACACCGACGTAGTTGCACCTGTGACAGGTCGCACAGGTGTATCGCAGGTTACGCCAGGCGCATACGTTCAGGCGAGTCAGGCGACTTTGATGGATACGATTCAGGAGATGGATCGCGTATATGTCGATGTCGCACAAGCCAGCCTCGACGGGCTCAAACTTCGTCGCGAGATTCAAGAGGGGCGTCTAAAAACGTCCGGTGCAAATGCGGCGCAAGTCACCTTAATTCTCGAAGACGGCCGTGAGTATTCGCACAAGGGGACTTTGCAATTCTCTGACGTGACCGTGGATCAATCTACGGGTTCCGTCACGTTGCGGGCGGTGTTTCCGAATCCCGATCGCGTCCTGCTGCCTGGTATGTTCGTCCAGGCGCGTATAGAGAAAGGAATCGACGAACATGCGTTTCTTGTACCACAGGTTGGCGTCACGCACGACCAGAAGGGGCGGGCGAACGTACTCGTAGTGGGCGCCGATAACAAGGTGGTTGAGCGCTCTCTTGTCACCGCCGGCACTTACGGTAGTGACTGGGTCGTCGACAGTGGCTTGCAGCCGGGAGATCGAGTGATCGTACAAGGCGCAGGAAAAGTGCGCCCGGGCATGACGGTGCAGGCTGTTCCGGCGACAAACGCGGCGACAGTGAAGGGCTCCTCCGTTGAATCTGTCTCCCGGCGCAGCCCTTCACCGGGTGCATCCGCCTCACAATCTGCAGCCTCTGGCGTTTGA
- a CDS encoding acyloxyacyl hydrolase has protein sequence MALSFAAPGLARADQFGVQVAGGVANSHDVHESKVDLGGVWDPQWSWWEIGGWHFAAVFEGHVAYWHSSKADVHDNVFEFGVTPVFRFIKSSGAIRPFVEAGVGVRLLSHPSISSHYTMSSAFQFADMVGVGASFGSRQQYAAGFRFQHLSNASIKEPNPGIDFEQLYVQYNF, from the coding sequence ATGGCGCTCTCATTCGCCGCACCAGGACTCGCTCGTGCGGATCAGTTTGGAGTACAGGTCGCGGGCGGCGTCGCAAACAGTCATGACGTGCACGAGAGTAAAGTAGATCTCGGTGGTGTGTGGGATCCACAGTGGTCATGGTGGGAGATCGGTGGCTGGCACTTCGCGGCAGTCTTCGAAGGGCATGTCGCTTACTGGCACTCGAGCAAGGCGGATGTGCATGACAACGTTTTCGAGTTTGGTGTGACGCCCGTCTTCCGTTTCATCAAAAGTAGTGGCGCGATTCGCCCTTTCGTTGAGGCTGGAGTCGGCGTCCGACTGCTTTCACACCCCTCAATTTCCAGTCACTACACGATGTCCAGTGCTTTTCAGTTCGCAGACATGGTCGGCGTCGGCGCAAGCTTTGGGAGCCGCCAGCAGTATGCGGCCGGTTTTCGCTTCCAGCATCTATCTAACGCGAGCATCAAGGAACCAAATCCTGGCATCGACTTTGAGCAGCTATATGTTCAATATAATTTCTGA
- a CDS encoding helix-turn-helix domain-containing protein, with protein sequence MAARDASSISQSDLNSLITLLEVQVIGLSECLVSPGFKVIIDGHTEPGLHYILSGTGKLHLKKGPSVKLKPHTLIIVPPRCPMEIEVPASNGSPPLATRVFTREEDAGLVNSIYRFNARESEPKTIMIRGLFQAQYGPSVDLFSTLSTPIVEQFDASDHLEHQLKTMLQELVAQEIAVGAMTGALLKQVIVALLRRSLKSNNLWKERFSMLSDPKIARALAEMVAEPGANHTIASLANTANQSRSSFMARFTSVIGRTPMQLLRDLRMGQAASQLDTGIYTVDQVARNCGYASRASFARAFKEVHGTGPRDYRQAKRT encoded by the coding sequence TTGGCGGCGCGCGATGCATCCTCCATCTCTCAGTCTGACCTGAACAGCCTGATCACTCTCCTCGAGGTTCAGGTAATCGGACTTTCGGAATGCCTGGTTAGCCCCGGTTTCAAAGTCATCATCGACGGCCATACCGAGCCGGGACTTCATTACATTCTCTCAGGTACTGGTAAACTTCACTTAAAAAAGGGACCGTCCGTGAAGTTGAAGCCACACACGCTGATCATCGTTCCGCCCAGGTGCCCGATGGAAATTGAAGTGCCCGCTTCCAATGGCTCGCCCCCGCTCGCTACCAGAGTCTTCACGCGCGAGGAGGACGCAGGACTAGTGAACTCCATATATCGATTTAATGCGCGCGAGTCCGAGCCGAAGACGATAATGATCCGTGGTCTTTTTCAGGCACAGTATGGCCCGTCAGTCGACCTGTTTAGTACGCTTTCCACTCCCATCGTTGAGCAGTTTGACGCGAGCGACCACCTGGAGCATCAGTTGAAGACAATGCTCCAGGAACTGGTGGCACAAGAAATCGCAGTTGGAGCCATGACCGGGGCCTTATTAAAGCAGGTCATCGTCGCTCTGCTGCGCCGCTCGCTCAAATCCAACAACCTGTGGAAAGAGCGCTTTTCCATGCTCAGCGATCCGAAAATTGCGCGGGCCCTCGCTGAAATGGTCGCGGAACCTGGTGCAAATCATACAATTGCAAGCCTCGCGAACACAGCCAATCAGAGCCGGTCAAGCTTCATGGCACGTTTTACCAGCGTGATCGGACGCACGCCGATGCAGCTTTTGCGCGATCTCCGGATGGGGCAGGCAGCCTCCCAGCTTGACACGGGGATTTACACAGTCGACCAGGTCGCCCGCAACTGCGGCTATGCAAGCCGCGCGAGCTTCGCACGTGCCTTCAAGGAAGTGCATGGCACAGGACCGCGCGATTATCGGCAGGCGAAGCGAACGTGA
- a CDS encoding efflux transporter outer membrane subunit produces MRPLVVTIVAGTLMAAGCTMIPAYQRPAAPTSSLYPTGGVYATQPSHGGGDRSARDRAAADIGWREFFADPRLQKLVEIALRNNRDLRVAVFNVDADRERYRITRAASLPAIDTAAGANVQRTPKDLAVSGRTVSRDYSVGLNTSWEIDLWGRIRSLSGAALAQYLATAQARKSIQIALVAQVADEYLTLLAYDDLLNVTKNTLSTAQESYRLTKLQFDTGVGSELDLKEAQSVVDHARANLEAQARARAQAENALVLLIGEPLPDDLPLGLSLDAQDLLTDVPAGLPSDLLSRRPDIMEAEEQLIAANANIGAARAAFFPRISLTGAFGTASPSLGDLFKAGSAAWSFAPQVALPVFEGGANTANLNRANVLKQIQIANYEKTLQPAFREVADGLAARGTYDNEIAALRSNQDAQQRRFDLAYARYRNGADSYLSVLTAQNDLDSSERQLVATRLARWTSIVDLYRALGGGWLEHSGDKALAPDATASYARANSPM; encoded by the coding sequence ATGAGACCCCTTGTCGTAACCATCGTAGCGGGAACGCTTATGGCGGCAGGCTGCACAATGATTCCTGCGTACCAACGCCCTGCCGCGCCAACTTCGAGCCTATATCCCACGGGCGGAGTGTATGCAACGCAGCCTAGTCACGGCGGTGGAGACCGGAGTGCGAGGGATCGCGCCGCGGCCGATATTGGATGGCGTGAATTCTTCGCCGACCCTAGATTGCAAAAACTTGTCGAAATCGCTCTCAGAAATAATCGTGATTTGCGCGTGGCCGTATTCAACGTGGACGCCGATCGCGAGCGCTACCGCATAACCCGGGCTGCTTCACTTCCTGCGATCGACACCGCGGCCGGGGCGAACGTACAACGGACGCCCAAGGATTTGGCAGTCTCTGGACGAACCGTTTCCAGGGATTATAGCGTTGGGCTAAACACGTCTTGGGAGATTGATCTCTGGGGACGCATTCGGAGTCTGAGCGGAGCAGCTCTGGCGCAATATCTTGCAACAGCACAGGCAAGAAAATCAATCCAGATTGCACTTGTGGCGCAGGTCGCCGACGAGTACCTAACGTTGCTTGCGTACGATGACCTCCTGAATGTGACGAAAAATACGCTATCGACAGCGCAGGAATCCTACCGCTTAACGAAGCTTCAGTTTGACACCGGAGTTGGCTCTGAACTTGACCTGAAGGAGGCGCAGAGTGTCGTAGACCATGCACGGGCAAATCTCGAAGCACAAGCCCGTGCTCGGGCCCAAGCTGAGAACGCGCTCGTCCTCCTAATTGGCGAACCGTTGCCGGACGATCTCCCGCTCGGGTTATCACTCGACGCCCAGGATCTGTTAACAGATGTCCCCGCGGGGTTGCCATCGGATTTGCTCTCACGCCGCCCCGACATTATGGAAGCCGAAGAGCAACTGATTGCAGCTAACGCGAACATTGGAGCGGCGCGGGCCGCGTTCTTTCCCAGGATTTCTCTCACCGGCGCTTTCGGTACAGCGAGTCCCTCATTGGGGGACCTGTTCAAGGCCGGATCAGCCGCATGGAGCTTCGCCCCGCAAGTGGCCTTGCCTGTTTTCGAGGGAGGTGCGAATACCGCGAACCTGAATCGAGCAAACGTTCTGAAGCAGATACAGATTGCAAACTATGAGAAAACCCTACAGCCAGCATTCCGTGAGGTCGCGGACGGCCTTGCTGCACGTGGGACATACGACAATGAGATCGCCGCCCTTCGGAGCAACCAGGACGCACAGCAGCGCCGCTTTGATCTGGCGTACGCACGATATCGTAACGGCGCCGACAGTTATCTGTCGGTGTTGACAGCCCAGAACGATCTAGACTCGTCCGAGCGACAGTTGGTAGCTACGCGACTTGCGCGATGGACGAGCATCGTTGACCTTTATCGGGCTCTCGGCGGGGGCTGGTTGGAGCACTCGGGCGATAAAGCACTGGCGCCAGATGCTACTGCGAGCTATGCTCGTGCGAACTCGCCGATGTGA
- a CDS encoding FMN-dependent NADH-azoreductase has translation MSTFLLLECSPHGERSLGGQVAREAIEQFRFGRPEVRLVTRNVATDGLRALSAAYAQGLFESWTHTSDAFPDSEQLIAELEQSACVLISTPMHNFAVPSALKVWVDHVVRDGRTFKRGNGGKIGLLKDRPALVLVRSSTPCFGEKTSQPDFLTPYLRHVFSVMGIHSTEFVYLAGEDPTVGDIAIARAKLTASLEFSSRVFRSVRKAERTGR, from the coding sequence ATGAGTACCTTTCTTCTGTTGGAATGCAGCCCGCACGGTGAGCGCTCACTGGGTGGCCAGGTGGCGCGCGAGGCTATCGAACAGTTCCGGTTTGGACGCCCGGAAGTCCGGCTCGTGACGCGCAACGTCGCTACTGACGGGTTGCGCGCGCTTTCAGCAGCGTACGCACAGGGTCTATTTGAGTCATGGACGCATACGTCGGATGCCTTCCCGGATTCCGAACAGTTGATTGCTGAACTGGAGCAAAGCGCTTGCGTGCTGATTTCCACGCCGATGCATAACTTCGCAGTGCCCTCGGCACTGAAGGTATGGGTCGATCACGTTGTGCGTGACGGACGCACGTTCAAACGAGGAAATGGGGGGAAGATTGGGCTACTCAAAGATCGCCCTGCACTCGTGCTTGTTCGGTCTAGCACGCCATGCTTTGGGGAAAAAACGAGTCAACCTGATTTCCTGACGCCGTATCTGCGCCATGTTTTTTCTGTTATGGGGATTCATAGCACCGAGTTCGTTTATCTGGCGGGGGAAGACCCGACAGTGGGCGACATAGCGATTGCCCGCGCAAAACTGACCGCATCGCTTGAATTTTCATCACGGGTGTTCCGGTCTGTGCGCAAAGCAGAGCGGACTGGACGGTAG
- a CDS encoding GNAT family N-acetyltransferase, with the protein MTLTSLRHIDNDQDCIACYAVMLELRPNLIGPGAFVAQLRRQREQGYRLLAAWQGEEIVALAGYRLQENLLYGRFVYIDDLVVGAGARSQGLGRRLIEAVREEAKRLRCDRLVLDTGLSNAFAQRFYFRQGLLATGLHFVEAVD; encoded by the coding sequence ATGACATTAACCTCCTTACGTCATATCGACAACGATCAAGATTGTATCGCCTGCTATGCCGTCATGCTGGAGTTGCGACCGAACCTAATCGGGCCGGGTGCCTTTGTCGCACAGTTACGAAGGCAGCGGGAACAGGGCTACCGGCTGCTCGCTGCATGGCAGGGAGAAGAGATCGTTGCGCTGGCGGGTTATCGGTTACAGGAAAACCTGCTCTATGGCCGCTTTGTCTATATCGATGATCTGGTGGTAGGCGCTGGCGCGCGCAGCCAAGGCCTTGGGCGACGACTGATCGAAGCGGTACGTGAAGAGGCGAAACGACTGCGCTGTGATCGGCTTGTGCTCGACACAGGTTTGTCTAACGCGTTTGCTCAGCGCTTTTACTTCCGACAAGGGTTGCTGGCAACAGGATTGCATTTTGTTGAGGCGGTTGACTGA
- a CDS encoding winged helix-turn-helix transcriptional regulator encodes MQIAFFTFRDALFNEMSRAFEQNGIACTRFTDERSMFRFLQHNETALIMFDATQSHLPALTAIKWRACHFRTDLPVMMIGRSWNSHAVIEALDAGVDEVAIETASIDEIMARTRRLIMRRRPGAIERVTVAKYTIDRADRTVRFRDQCVYLTARELSLAWLLFTNPGKLMSREQLAAAVWGKGADLAGRSLEQHIYKLRSKLALDNRSGPQLQTVYGVGYLFSEKPQIDNKFSDTLVSMAA; translated from the coding sequence ATGCAAATTGCCTTTTTCACTTTCAGAGATGCGCTGTTCAACGAGATGAGTCGAGCATTCGAACAGAACGGAATTGCCTGTACGCGTTTCACAGACGAGCGCTCGATGTTCCGCTTTCTCCAACATAATGAGACGGCACTTATTATGTTTGATGCGACGCAAAGTCACCTGCCGGCCCTCACTGCGATCAAGTGGCGCGCGTGCCATTTCCGTACCGACCTGCCGGTGATGATGATCGGCCGTTCGTGGAACAGCCATGCCGTAATTGAAGCATTGGATGCCGGGGTCGATGAAGTCGCCATCGAGACCGCCAGCATCGATGAGATTATGGCGCGAACCAGGCGCCTGATCATGCGTCGGCGCCCAGGGGCAATAGAACGAGTGACGGTGGCAAAATATACGATCGACAGGGCCGACCGCACTGTAAGGTTCCGCGACCAATGTGTCTATTTAACAGCGCGGGAGCTGAGCCTTGCGTGGCTGCTATTCACGAACCCCGGAAAATTAATGAGCCGAGAGCAGCTTGCGGCCGCCGTGTGGGGCAAGGGCGCGGACTTGGCTGGCAGGTCCCTCGAGCAGCACATATACAAGTTGAGGTCGAAGCTTGCGCTCGACAATCGAAGTGGACCGCAGCTGCAAACCGTCTACGGAGTTGGCTATCTCTTCAGCGAGAAGCCTCAAATCGACAACAAATTCTCTGACACTCTTGTTTCGATGGCTGCCTGA
- a CDS encoding GNAT family N-acetyltransferase, with amino-acid sequence MQSVQIRAVESTDFDIWLPLWKGYQQFYEVDIPEPVTLQTWARLLDPAEPMYAALAIAGEQALGMVHLIYHRSTWTTGNYCYLQDLFVADNARGRGVGRALIEHVFADARRNRAARVHWLTHESNNNAMQLYDRIVDRSGFVQYRKQFT; translated from the coding sequence ATGCAATCAGTCCAGATCCGAGCAGTCGAGAGCACCGATTTTGATATCTGGCTTCCGCTGTGGAAAGGCTATCAGCAATTTTACGAAGTGGATATCCCGGAGCCCGTTACCCTCCAGACTTGGGCACGCCTCCTAGATCCGGCAGAACCAATGTACGCAGCGCTTGCCATCGCAGGAGAACAAGCGTTAGGGATGGTGCATTTGATCTACCACCGATCGACCTGGACGACCGGCAATTATTGCTATCTTCAGGACTTATTTGTTGCTGACAATGCGCGCGGCCGCGGCGTCGGCCGGGCGCTGATCGAGCATGTTTTCGCTGATGCGAGACGCAATCGGGCAGCCCGTGTGCATTGGTTGACGCACGAATCCAACAATAACGCGATGCAGCTTTATGACCGCATTGTTGATCGTTCAGGGTTTGTTCAATATCGAAAACAGTTTACATGA